From Xiphophorus couchianus chromosome 23, X_couchianus-1.0, whole genome shotgun sequence, one genomic window encodes:
- the gdpd2 gene encoding glycerophosphoinositol inositolphosphodiesterase GDPD2 isoform X2, with amino-acid sequence MALGRCCRDFSRAFLSCNLENQRGNENKRSTCWCIMVTVGALISVCWLYIWLVFYSDRDDINTLFFSYLYKHKNYFMVVMSISALLASYCVLLLLFALVQVVLQEKLDLHWIHKVLICFGVLLIVTMISLITLLQRDRWDIVPLSLQYTAPFLQFGAVGAVTLLSWLVFWTFNQIQKKRSKFLIAGLFLILSAFIYLCPLLIHSPCLIDIKEINLTKPDLWGHRGAPMLAPENTMMSFERSATECKVKVFETDVQLSKDRIPFLMHDNKGEFLKRTTNVTQSVSSGNQVDISELQSLNAGKWFIENDPFQTVHLLNKSQRETAETQTIPTLRQLLKLAKRHNISIIFDLYCNGSNDTEDTVKEILNSNISHKLIYWLPPQNREYVKKTSNFTHVYNITETSEMDKQNGTHLNVRHSQLNTDKIRNLRNKGIKVNLHVVNERWMFSLLWCAGASSVTTNNCQVFSKMEQPDWTMAPSVYITLWISVDAASILIMIAVFVYHRKNTSSHQRGGKEESLSSSKSLL; translated from the exons atGGCCCTGGGCAGATGTTGCAGAGATTTCAGCAGAGCTTTCCTTAGCTGCAATCTGGAGAATCAGAGGGGCAATGAGAACAAG cGCTCAACTTGCTGGTGCATAATGGTCACTGTTGGGGCCCTAATTTCTGTCTGCTGGCTTTACATTTGGCTGGTCTTCTACAGCGACCGAGATGATATTAATAC GCTCTTCTTCTCCTATCTTTACAAGCACAAGAACTATTTCATGGTGGTAATGAGCATTTCTGCCCTGCTTGCCAGCTACTGCGTTCTGCTGCTG CTTTTTGCACTTGTCCAAGTTGTCTTGCAAGAAAAACTTGACTTGCACTGGATCCACAAG GTTTTGATATGTTTCGGAGTGTTACTCATCGTTACTATGATTTCATTAATCACCCTATTACAGCGAGATAGATGGGATATTGTTCCTCTTTCACTCCAG TACACGGCTCCTTTCTTACAGTTCGGTGCTGTTGGAGCCGTGACCCTGCTGAGCTGGTTGGTCTTCTGGACCTTCAACCAGATCCAAAAAA AAA gaTCAAAGTTCCTGATTGCAGGACTGTTCCTTATTTTGTCGGCATTCATCTATCTGTGTCCCCTGCTCATCCACTCACCCTGTTTGATCGacataaaggaaataaatttaactAAACCAGACCTCTGGGGCCACAGAGGAGCACCAATG CTGGCACCAGAGAACACCATGATGTCCTTTGAAAGGAGTGCAACAGAGTGCAAAGTAAAAGTATTTGAGACTGATGTGCAGCTCAG CAAAGACAGAATTCCCTTTCTGATGCACGACAACAAGGGCGAATTCctcaaaagaacaacaaacGTTACACAGAGTGTTTCTTCTGGCAATCAGGTGGACATTAGTGAGCTGCAGTCTCTAAATGCAGGGAAATGGTTCATAGAG AACGATCCGTTTCAAACTGTTCACCTGCTCAACAAAAGCCAGAGAGAGACGGCTGAAACGCAGACTATTCCTACACTGAGGCAGCTTCTAAAACTTGCCAAACGGCACAATATTTCCATTATATTTGACTTGTATTGTAATGGCAGTAATGACACTGAGGACACTGTGAAAGAGATCTTGAATTCAAACATCAGCCACAAATTG ATCTACTGGCTTCCACCACAAAACAGAGAATATGTGAAGAAGACTTCAAACTTCACCCATGTGTACAACATTACAGAGACATCAGAGATGGATAAACAAAATGGGACTCACCTTAATGTTAGACACAGTCAACTTAACACGGATAAAATCAG GAACCTTCGAAATAAAGGCATTAAAGTGAACCTGCATGTGGTCAATGAGCGCTGGATGTTCTCTCTGCTGTGGTGTGCAGGAGCCAGTTCAGTCACTACTAACAACTGCCAGGTGTTCAGCAAAATGGAGCAGCCTGACTGGACCATG GCACCTTCTGTTTATATAACATTATGGATTTCAGTAGATGCTGCATCCATTTTGATAATGATTGCTGTCTTTGTCTATCACAG GAAAAACACAAGTTCCCATCAGAGAGGAGGTAAa GAAGAATCTCTGAGCAGCTCGAAATCGCTCCTTTAG
- the gdpd2 gene encoding glycerophosphoinositol inositolphosphodiesterase GDPD2 isoform X3, which translates to MALGRCCRDFSRAFLSCNLENQRGNENKRSTCWCIMVTVGALISVCWLYIWLVFYSDRDDINTLFFSYLYKHKNYFMVVMSISALLASYCVLLLLFALVQVVLQEKLDLHWIHKVLICFGVLLIVTMISLITLLQRDRWDIVPLSLQYTAPFLQFGAVGAVTLLSWLVFWTFNQIQKRSKFLIAGLFLILSAFIYLCPLLIHSPCLIDIKEINLTKPDLWGHRGAPMLAPENTMMSFERSATECKVKVFETDVQLSKDRIPFLMHDNKGEFLKRTTNVTQSVSSGNQVDISELQSLNAGKWFIENDPFQTVHLLNKSQRETAETQTIPTLRQLLKLAKRHNISIIFDLYCNGSNDTEDTVKEILNSNISHKLIYWLPPQNREYVKKTSNFTHVYNITETSEMDKQNGTHLNVRHSQLNTDKIRNLRNKGIKVNLHVVNERWMFSLLWCAGASSVTTNNCQVFSKMEQPDWTMAPSVYITLWISVDAASILIMIAVFVYHRKNTSSHQRGGRISEQLEIAPLV; encoded by the exons atGGCCCTGGGCAGATGTTGCAGAGATTTCAGCAGAGCTTTCCTTAGCTGCAATCTGGAGAATCAGAGGGGCAATGAGAACAAG cGCTCAACTTGCTGGTGCATAATGGTCACTGTTGGGGCCCTAATTTCTGTCTGCTGGCTTTACATTTGGCTGGTCTTCTACAGCGACCGAGATGATATTAATAC GCTCTTCTTCTCCTATCTTTACAAGCACAAGAACTATTTCATGGTGGTAATGAGCATTTCTGCCCTGCTTGCCAGCTACTGCGTTCTGCTGCTG CTTTTTGCACTTGTCCAAGTTGTCTTGCAAGAAAAACTTGACTTGCACTGGATCCACAAG GTTTTGATATGTTTCGGAGTGTTACTCATCGTTACTATGATTTCATTAATCACCCTATTACAGCGAGATAGATGGGATATTGTTCCTCTTTCACTCCAG TACACGGCTCCTTTCTTACAGTTCGGTGCTGTTGGAGCCGTGACCCTGCTGAGCTGGTTGGTCTTCTGGACCTTCAACCAGATCCAAAAAA gaTCAAAGTTCCTGATTGCAGGACTGTTCCTTATTTTGTCGGCATTCATCTATCTGTGTCCCCTGCTCATCCACTCACCCTGTTTGATCGacataaaggaaataaatttaactAAACCAGACCTCTGGGGCCACAGAGGAGCACCAATG CTGGCACCAGAGAACACCATGATGTCCTTTGAAAGGAGTGCAACAGAGTGCAAAGTAAAAGTATTTGAGACTGATGTGCAGCTCAG CAAAGACAGAATTCCCTTTCTGATGCACGACAACAAGGGCGAATTCctcaaaagaacaacaaacGTTACACAGAGTGTTTCTTCTGGCAATCAGGTGGACATTAGTGAGCTGCAGTCTCTAAATGCAGGGAAATGGTTCATAGAG AACGATCCGTTTCAAACTGTTCACCTGCTCAACAAAAGCCAGAGAGAGACGGCTGAAACGCAGACTATTCCTACACTGAGGCAGCTTCTAAAACTTGCCAAACGGCACAATATTTCCATTATATTTGACTTGTATTGTAATGGCAGTAATGACACTGAGGACACTGTGAAAGAGATCTTGAATTCAAACATCAGCCACAAATTG ATCTACTGGCTTCCACCACAAAACAGAGAATATGTGAAGAAGACTTCAAACTTCACCCATGTGTACAACATTACAGAGACATCAGAGATGGATAAACAAAATGGGACTCACCTTAATGTTAGACACAGTCAACTTAACACGGATAAAATCAG GAACCTTCGAAATAAAGGCATTAAAGTGAACCTGCATGTGGTCAATGAGCGCTGGATGTTCTCTCTGCTGTGGTGTGCAGGAGCCAGTTCAGTCACTACTAACAACTGCCAGGTGTTCAGCAAAATGGAGCAGCCTGACTGGACCATG GCACCTTCTGTTTATATAACATTATGGATTTCAGTAGATGCTGCATCCATTTTGATAATGATTGCTGTCTTTGTCTATCACAG GAAAAACACAAGTTCCCATCAGAGAGGAG GAAGAATCTCTGAGCAGCTCGAAATCGCTCCTTTAGTTTGA
- the gdpd2 gene encoding glycerophosphoinositol inositolphosphodiesterase GDPD2 isoform X1 → MALGRCCRDFSRAFLSCNLENQRGNENKRSTCWCIMVTVGALISVCWLYIWLVFYSDRDDINTLFFSYLYKHKNYFMVVMSISALLASYCVLLLLFALVQVVLQEKLDLHWIHKVLICFGVLLIVTMISLITLLQRDRWDIVPLSLQYTAPFLQFGAVGAVTLLSWLVFWTFNQIQKKRSKFLIAGLFLILSAFIYLCPLLIHSPCLIDIKEINLTKPDLWGHRGAPMLAPENTMMSFERSATECKVKVFETDVQLSKDRIPFLMHDNKGEFLKRTTNVTQSVSSGNQVDISELQSLNAGKWFIENDPFQTVHLLNKSQRETAETQTIPTLRQLLKLAKRHNISIIFDLYCNGSNDTEDTVKEILNSNISHKLIYWLPPQNREYVKKTSNFTHVYNITETSEMDKQNGTHLNVRHSQLNTDKIRNLRNKGIKVNLHVVNERWMFSLLWCAGASSVTTNNCQVFSKMEQPDWTMAPSVYITLWISVDAASILIMIAVFVYHRKNTSSHQRGGRISEQLEIAPLV, encoded by the exons atGGCCCTGGGCAGATGTTGCAGAGATTTCAGCAGAGCTTTCCTTAGCTGCAATCTGGAGAATCAGAGGGGCAATGAGAACAAG cGCTCAACTTGCTGGTGCATAATGGTCACTGTTGGGGCCCTAATTTCTGTCTGCTGGCTTTACATTTGGCTGGTCTTCTACAGCGACCGAGATGATATTAATAC GCTCTTCTTCTCCTATCTTTACAAGCACAAGAACTATTTCATGGTGGTAATGAGCATTTCTGCCCTGCTTGCCAGCTACTGCGTTCTGCTGCTG CTTTTTGCACTTGTCCAAGTTGTCTTGCAAGAAAAACTTGACTTGCACTGGATCCACAAG GTTTTGATATGTTTCGGAGTGTTACTCATCGTTACTATGATTTCATTAATCACCCTATTACAGCGAGATAGATGGGATATTGTTCCTCTTTCACTCCAG TACACGGCTCCTTTCTTACAGTTCGGTGCTGTTGGAGCCGTGACCCTGCTGAGCTGGTTGGTCTTCTGGACCTTCAACCAGATCCAAAAAA AAA gaTCAAAGTTCCTGATTGCAGGACTGTTCCTTATTTTGTCGGCATTCATCTATCTGTGTCCCCTGCTCATCCACTCACCCTGTTTGATCGacataaaggaaataaatttaactAAACCAGACCTCTGGGGCCACAGAGGAGCACCAATG CTGGCACCAGAGAACACCATGATGTCCTTTGAAAGGAGTGCAACAGAGTGCAAAGTAAAAGTATTTGAGACTGATGTGCAGCTCAG CAAAGACAGAATTCCCTTTCTGATGCACGACAACAAGGGCGAATTCctcaaaagaacaacaaacGTTACACAGAGTGTTTCTTCTGGCAATCAGGTGGACATTAGTGAGCTGCAGTCTCTAAATGCAGGGAAATGGTTCATAGAG AACGATCCGTTTCAAACTGTTCACCTGCTCAACAAAAGCCAGAGAGAGACGGCTGAAACGCAGACTATTCCTACACTGAGGCAGCTTCTAAAACTTGCCAAACGGCACAATATTTCCATTATATTTGACTTGTATTGTAATGGCAGTAATGACACTGAGGACACTGTGAAAGAGATCTTGAATTCAAACATCAGCCACAAATTG ATCTACTGGCTTCCACCACAAAACAGAGAATATGTGAAGAAGACTTCAAACTTCACCCATGTGTACAACATTACAGAGACATCAGAGATGGATAAACAAAATGGGACTCACCTTAATGTTAGACACAGTCAACTTAACACGGATAAAATCAG GAACCTTCGAAATAAAGGCATTAAAGTGAACCTGCATGTGGTCAATGAGCGCTGGATGTTCTCTCTGCTGTGGTGTGCAGGAGCCAGTTCAGTCACTACTAACAACTGCCAGGTGTTCAGCAAAATGGAGCAGCCTGACTGGACCATG GCACCTTCTGTTTATATAACATTATGGATTTCAGTAGATGCTGCATCCATTTTGATAATGATTGCTGTCTTTGTCTATCACAG GAAAAACACAAGTTCCCATCAGAGAGGAG GAAGAATCTCTGAGCAGCTCGAAATCGCTCCTTTAGTTTGA
- the gdpd2 gene encoding glycerophosphoinositol inositolphosphodiesterase GDPD2 isoform X4, which yields MVTVGALISVCWLYIWLVFYSDRDDINTLFFSYLYKHKNYFMVVMSISALLASYCVLLLLFALVQVVLQEKLDLHWIHKVLICFGVLLIVTMISLITLLQRDRWDIVPLSLQYTAPFLQFGAVGAVTLLSWLVFWTFNQIQKKRSKFLIAGLFLILSAFIYLCPLLIHSPCLIDIKEINLTKPDLWGHRGAPMLAPENTMMSFERSATECKVKVFETDVQLSKDRIPFLMHDNKGEFLKRTTNVTQSVSSGNQVDISELQSLNAGKWFIENDPFQTVHLLNKSQRETAETQTIPTLRQLLKLAKRHNISIIFDLYCNGSNDTEDTVKEILNSNISHKLIYWLPPQNREYVKKTSNFTHVYNITETSEMDKQNGTHLNVRHSQLNTDKIRNLRNKGIKVNLHVVNERWMFSLLWCAGASSVTTNNCQVFSKMEQPDWTMAPSVYITLWISVDAASILIMIAVFVYHRKNTSSHQRGGRISEQLEIAPLV from the exons ATGGTCACTGTTGGGGCCCTAATTTCTGTCTGCTGGCTTTACATTTGGCTGGTCTTCTACAGCGACCGAGATGATATTAATAC GCTCTTCTTCTCCTATCTTTACAAGCACAAGAACTATTTCATGGTGGTAATGAGCATTTCTGCCCTGCTTGCCAGCTACTGCGTTCTGCTGCTG CTTTTTGCACTTGTCCAAGTTGTCTTGCAAGAAAAACTTGACTTGCACTGGATCCACAAG GTTTTGATATGTTTCGGAGTGTTACTCATCGTTACTATGATTTCATTAATCACCCTATTACAGCGAGATAGATGGGATATTGTTCCTCTTTCACTCCAG TACACGGCTCCTTTCTTACAGTTCGGTGCTGTTGGAGCCGTGACCCTGCTGAGCTGGTTGGTCTTCTGGACCTTCAACCAGATCCAAAAAA AAA gaTCAAAGTTCCTGATTGCAGGACTGTTCCTTATTTTGTCGGCATTCATCTATCTGTGTCCCCTGCTCATCCACTCACCCTGTTTGATCGacataaaggaaataaatttaactAAACCAGACCTCTGGGGCCACAGAGGAGCACCAATG CTGGCACCAGAGAACACCATGATGTCCTTTGAAAGGAGTGCAACAGAGTGCAAAGTAAAAGTATTTGAGACTGATGTGCAGCTCAG CAAAGACAGAATTCCCTTTCTGATGCACGACAACAAGGGCGAATTCctcaaaagaacaacaaacGTTACACAGAGTGTTTCTTCTGGCAATCAGGTGGACATTAGTGAGCTGCAGTCTCTAAATGCAGGGAAATGGTTCATAGAG AACGATCCGTTTCAAACTGTTCACCTGCTCAACAAAAGCCAGAGAGAGACGGCTGAAACGCAGACTATTCCTACACTGAGGCAGCTTCTAAAACTTGCCAAACGGCACAATATTTCCATTATATTTGACTTGTATTGTAATGGCAGTAATGACACTGAGGACACTGTGAAAGAGATCTTGAATTCAAACATCAGCCACAAATTG ATCTACTGGCTTCCACCACAAAACAGAGAATATGTGAAGAAGACTTCAAACTTCACCCATGTGTACAACATTACAGAGACATCAGAGATGGATAAACAAAATGGGACTCACCTTAATGTTAGACACAGTCAACTTAACACGGATAAAATCAG GAACCTTCGAAATAAAGGCATTAAAGTGAACCTGCATGTGGTCAATGAGCGCTGGATGTTCTCTCTGCTGTGGTGTGCAGGAGCCAGTTCAGTCACTACTAACAACTGCCAGGTGTTCAGCAAAATGGAGCAGCCTGACTGGACCATG GCACCTTCTGTTTATATAACATTATGGATTTCAGTAGATGCTGCATCCATTTTGATAATGATTGCTGTCTTTGTCTATCACAG GAAAAACACAAGTTCCCATCAGAGAGGAG GAAGAATCTCTGAGCAGCTCGAAATCGCTCCTTTAGTTTGA